A genomic window from Salvia hispanica cultivar TCC Black 2014 chromosome 5, UniMelb_Shisp_WGS_1.0, whole genome shotgun sequence includes:
- the LOC125188671 gene encoding psbQ-like protein 3, chloroplastic: MYGLKFPQNQMAAAPSSFLHPLTKPPSSTATTAAATRRSTVILTSVLLWTHTKPAAAFDLRLTEPEQSVEEAESEIRSHAQSLVRVKDLLEAESWREAQKVLRRSSALLKQDVYTMIQAKPSAERPRLRKLYSDLFNAVTRLDYAARDKDRIRVWDSYRTILSSLHHIFSAIYN, translated from the coding sequence ATGTATGGTTTGAAATTCCCTCAAAACCAGATGGCAGCAGCTCCATCGTCCTTTCTCCACCCTCTCACCAAACCCCCTTCCTCCaccgccaccaccgccgccgctaCGAGACGGTCAACCGTAATACTGACATCCGTCCTTCTCTGGACGCACACAAAACCGGCCGCCGCATTCGATTTACGGCTGACGGAGCCGGAGCAGAGCGTGGAAGAAGCGGAATCGGAGATCCGGTCTCACGCGCAAAGCCTGGTGAGAGTGAAGGATCTGCTAGAGGCGGAGTCGTGGAGAGAGGCGCAGAAGGTGCTGCGAAGGAGCTCGGCGCTGCTGAAACAGGACGTGTACACGATGATTCAGGCGAAGCCATCGGCGGAGAGGCCGCGGCTACGGAAGCTCTACTCCGATCTGTTCAATGCGGTGACGAGGCTGGATTACGCGGCTCGGGATAAGGATAGGATTAGGGTATGGGACTCGTACCGTACAATTCTTTCGTCGCTTCATCATATTTTCTCTGcaatttataattaa